A window of the Leucothrix mucor DSM 2157 genome harbors these coding sequences:
- a CDS encoding sulfatase-like hydrolase/transferase yields MSDKTKNILFIMFDQLRFDYLSCYGHPHLHTPNIDHLADQGVRFTNCYVQSPVCGSSRMSYYTGRYTSSHGAHWNGFPLKVGEMTIGDHLRKQGMDSYLIGKTHMRADKEGMARLGISEDSIIGARVAECGFDVFDRDDGLWAEGPDGAYDEQKSSYNEYLKSQGYDSDNPWHDYANSGVDDNGDVASGWMMMHADKPANIREEDSETPYMTGRCIDFIDQMNTEDSPPWLCHLSYIKPHWPYIVPAPYHGMYSKDDIVPPNRAPSEKDDPHPVYEQFMNNVIGQAFRRDEVLETVIPAYMGLIKQCDDQLGRLFEHLESTGRMEDTMIVIAADHGDYMGDHWLGEKDLFHTPSVKVPLIIYDPSAAADSTRGTVCDELVESIDLAATFYEVSGGTLKGEADHILEGRSLLPFLHGEPVDEWRDYAISEYDYSVTPAAVKLDVAPRDSRLFMVADKRWKLMHAEGGFRPMLFDLENDPQELNDLGASEEPEHVAAIALMYERLAQWGRRLSQRTTRSEQQILNARGKSRRKGVVLGMYDPADVDASLTEKFRGKVEQIHVP; encoded by the coding sequence ATGTCAGACAAAACCAAAAACATTCTCTTTATTATGTTCGACCAACTGCGCTTTGATTATCTGAGTTGTTACGGCCACCCGCATTTGCATACGCCCAATATCGACCACTTGGCTGATCAGGGTGTGCGCTTTACTAACTGCTATGTCCAGTCGCCCGTGTGTGGCTCCTCGCGAATGAGCTATTACACCGGACGCTATACCTCCAGCCATGGCGCGCATTGGAATGGCTTTCCCTTAAAAGTCGGTGAAATGACCATTGGCGATCACTTGCGTAAACAAGGCATGGACTCCTACCTGATTGGCAAAACGCATATGCGAGCCGATAAAGAAGGCATGGCGCGACTGGGTATTTCAGAAGACAGCATTATCGGTGCGCGCGTCGCAGAGTGTGGCTTTGATGTGTTTGATCGCGATGATGGCCTGTGGGCAGAAGGGCCGGATGGCGCGTACGATGAGCAAAAGTCGAGCTATAACGAATACTTAAAATCTCAGGGCTATGACAGCGACAATCCTTGGCATGACTATGCGAATTCTGGCGTGGACGATAATGGCGACGTGGCCTCCGGCTGGATGATGATGCATGCCGACAAGCCTGCCAATATCCGCGAAGAAGATTCCGAAACGCCGTATATGACCGGGCGCTGCATTGATTTTATCGACCAAATGAATACTGAAGACAGCCCGCCATGGCTGTGTCATTTATCCTATATCAAACCGCATTGGCCTTATATCGTGCCCGCGCCTTATCACGGCATGTACAGCAAAGACGACATTGTGCCACCGAATCGCGCCCCTTCGGAAAAGGATGATCCGCATCCGGTTTACGAACAGTTTATGAACAATGTGATCGGACAGGCATTTCGCCGCGATGAAGTGTTGGAAACCGTAATTCCAGCCTATATGGGCTTGATCAAACAGTGTGATGATCAGCTGGGGCGCTTGTTTGAGCATCTTGAAAGCACTGGCCGCATGGAGGATACAATGATCGTGATTGCCGCCGACCATGGTGATTACATGGGGGATCATTGGCTGGGTGAGAAAGACTTATTTCACACGCCTTCGGTGAAAGTCCCGCTGATTATTTATGACCCTTCCGCTGCAGCCGATAGCACGCGTGGAACGGTGTGTGATGAGTTGGTTGAGAGCATTGATCTGGCCGCGACCTTTTATGAAGTGAGTGGCGGCACGCTAAAAGGTGAAGCTGACCATATTCTGGAAGGGCGCTCGCTACTGCCATTCCTGCATGGCGAACCGGTGGATGAATGGCGCGATTATGCAATTAGTGAATATGACTACTCGGTGACGCCAGCAGCTGTAAAATTAGATGTGGCACCACGTGATTCGCGATTATTTATGGTCGCCGATAAGCGCTGGAAGCTGATGCATGCCGAAGGTGGCTTTAGGCCGATGCTATTTGATCTGGAAAATGACCCGCAAGAGTTGAATGATTTGGGCGCTAGCGAGGAGCCGGAGCATGTGGCCGCTATCGCGCTGATGTATGAGCGATTGGCGCAGTGGGGGCGTCGCTTAAGTCAGCGCACCACCCGTTCTGAGCAGCAAATTCTGAATGCCCGTGGTAAGTCGCGACGCAAGGGCGTGGTGCTTGGTATGTATGATCCGGCGGATGTGGATGCCTCACTGACTGAGAAATTTCGAGGCAAAGTCGAGCAAATTCATGTGCCGTGA
- a CDS encoding TRAP transporter large permease produces MTVALVGFAALLFLTLFGVPLALATLVMGLLGFAYYRGIDAASYMAGQQISELLTNSSLVVVPVFILMGELVRRSGITDELYELGNALVGKRRGGLAMSTVIACGVFSTMSGSSVATAATMTRVAIPPMRRFGYHDSLSAGTVAAGGTLGILIPPSFPMVIYCIFAQEDIGRMWIAGLLPGLLMMLMFMLAIYIRVSLKPELIIPTDEAPYSPDKVLAIRRTSSFLVLFIVVLGGIYLGVFTPTEAASVGAFGAYLFALARGKMRTLKAYREVFGAAAGTTASVMAIASCAIVFSQFVNISGLPYELLGILENNGITGMQLVLAICALCLLLGMIFESLGILVLIIPIFLPSLQAQGIDLIWFGVLVVILIELGLVSPPLGVNVFTVKAARNDVALIDIFKGVWPFIIAMIMTAGLIFYFPQIALFLPDAMH; encoded by the coding sequence GTGACGGTCGCCTTAGTCGGATTTGCCGCGCTACTGTTTTTGACCTTATTTGGCGTACCGCTGGCATTGGCGACGCTGGTCATGGGCTTGCTGGGCTTTGCCTATTACCGTGGAATTGATGCCGCCTCCTATATGGCTGGTCAACAGATTTCGGAGCTGCTCACCAACTCCAGCTTGGTCGTGGTGCCGGTGTTTATTTTGATGGGTGAACTGGTACGCCGCAGTGGCATTACCGATGAGCTCTATGAGTTAGGTAATGCGCTAGTGGGCAAGCGACGGGGTGGCTTGGCCATGTCGACGGTCATTGCCTGCGGAGTATTTTCCACTATGAGTGGTAGCTCAGTAGCAACCGCTGCAACCATGACTCGTGTTGCGATACCGCCTATGCGGCGCTTTGGTTATCACGACTCCTTATCGGCGGGTACAGTTGCCGCTGGAGGCACGCTCGGCATTCTTATACCGCCCAGTTTCCCCATGGTGATTTACTGCATTTTCGCCCAAGAAGATATTGGCAGAATGTGGATAGCGGGTCTGCTGCCAGGCTTGCTGATGATGCTGATGTTTATGCTCGCCATCTATATCCGCGTGAGCTTAAAGCCAGAGCTGATCATCCCCACCGATGAGGCCCCGTATTCCCCAGATAAGGTATTGGCCATACGCCGCACTTCCAGTTTTTTGGTGCTGTTTATTGTAGTACTGGGCGGTATTTATCTGGGGGTATTCACGCCCACCGAAGCCGCCAGCGTGGGTGCCTTTGGTGCGTATTTATTTGCTTTAGCGCGCGGGAAAATGCGCACGCTCAAAGCCTATCGGGAGGTGTTTGGGGCCGCTGCCGGAACCACCGCCTCGGTCATGGCAATCGCCTCCTGCGCTATCGTGTTTAGCCAGTTTGTGAATATCAGCGGCCTGCCGTATGAGCTGCTCGGGATTCTGGAAAACAATGGTATCACGGGCATGCAATTAGTCTTGGCCATCTGTGCGCTGTGTTTACTGCTAGGCATGATCTTTGAGTCGCTGGGAATCTTGGTATTAATTATCCCGATCTTCCTGCCATCGCTACAGGCTCAAGGCATTGATTTGATTTGGTTCGGTGTGTTGGTGGTGATTTTGATTGAGCTAGGATTAGTGTCGCCACCGCTAGGGGTCAATGTCTTTACCGTAAAAGCCGCGCGCAATGATGTGGCGCTCATTGATATCTTCAAAGGCGTGTGGCCATTCATTATCGCAATGATTATGACTGCTGGGCTGATCTTCTATTTTCCTCAGATTGCACTGTTTTTGCCGGATGCTATGCACTGA
- a CDS encoding SLC13 family permease — MTLSGVFVIVLVLVVFGFLALSKIAADLILMAAMVVLMVSGILTPSEAFAGFGNTGLMTIAALYVVAAGLRETGAIQYITHRLLGQPSGVRGAQLRMFLPTALLSAFLNNTTVVAMLIPAIQEWCQRLRLPPSKLLLPLSYTAILGGTCTLIGTSTNLVVDGLLQKTGHPGLGMFDVTGVGLIVVLTGGCFLLLAGNRLLPDSKGVATDLDKIREYHVTMVVDGKTLNNKTLSSAGLSALAHGYLVELERDGDIMQSPAADFVLRTGDSLSFIGAPRCAHELRSINGLKPANADIHKLNIAHFRRRLVEAVIGPEFPFLGMTVQACDFLGNYQAVVLSVSRGNSSNLPNKGLHSQLQVGDTLLLEAGKEFANQYRFRRDFLLVSALEDSSPPNFTKAKLALAIMALMVLMSAFEIIPIIQASWLAAGAMLLTGCMNAGLARRSIDFTVLSVIGASFALGKALETTGAASAVADGLMASDHLTPLLALIMVYALTSIFTEVITNNAAAILMFPICSALAEQMGVSMMPFAIAIMFAASASFMTPIGYQTNLMVYGPGGYRFTDYLRIGVPMNLIVGAVTIPTILLFWSF; from the coding sequence ATGACCTTGTCAGGTGTGTTTGTCATTGTATTGGTACTGGTGGTTTTTGGTTTTTTAGCGCTGTCGAAAATTGCAGCGGATTTGATTTTAATGGCCGCCATGGTCGTGCTTATGGTCAGCGGTATTCTGACCCCAAGCGAGGCTTTTGCAGGCTTTGGGAATACCGGTTTAATGACTATCGCCGCCCTGTATGTAGTGGCTGCTGGTTTGCGTGAAACGGGTGCCATTCAATACATTACGCATCGGCTGTTGGGGCAACCTTCCGGTGTGCGGGGCGCGCAGTTGCGTATGTTCTTACCGACGGCGTTACTCAGTGCCTTTCTAAATAATACCACCGTAGTCGCCATGTTAATTCCGGCGATTCAGGAGTGGTGCCAGCGCTTGCGTCTGCCTCCTTCTAAGCTGCTCTTACCGCTAAGCTATACCGCCATTTTGGGTGGAACTTGTACCTTAATCGGCACTAGCACTAATTTGGTGGTCGATGGCTTATTACAAAAAACAGGTCACCCTGGTCTCGGCATGTTTGATGTCACTGGCGTTGGCTTGATTGTGGTGTTAACGGGTGGCTGCTTTCTGCTACTGGCTGGTAATCGCTTATTGCCCGATAGCAAAGGCGTCGCGACCGACTTGGATAAAATTCGCGAATACCATGTCACGATGGTGGTGGATGGCAAGACCTTAAATAACAAAACGTTATCCAGTGCGGGGCTTTCTGCATTAGCGCACGGCTATCTGGTCGAGCTGGAGCGTGATGGCGACATTATGCAAAGCCCCGCCGCTGATTTTGTGTTGCGCACTGGCGATAGCTTGTCATTCATCGGTGCACCGCGTTGCGCCCATGAGCTGCGTAGTATTAACGGGCTCAAGCCGGCCAATGCCGATATTCATAAGTTAAACATTGCGCACTTTCGGCGGCGCTTGGTTGAAGCAGTGATTGGCCCAGAGTTTCCTTTTTTAGGGATGACGGTGCAGGCTTGTGATTTCCTTGGCAACTATCAAGCCGTGGTGTTATCCGTCTCGCGCGGAAATAGCAGTAATCTGCCGAATAAAGGTCTGCATTCGCAACTACAAGTCGGTGATACTTTATTGCTGGAAGCGGGCAAAGAGTTTGCCAATCAGTACCGGTTTCGCAGAGACTTCCTGTTGGTGAGCGCGTTGGAAGACTCCAGTCCGCCGAACTTTACTAAAGCGAAATTGGCTTTGGCAATTATGGCCTTGATGGTATTGATGAGTGCCTTTGAGATCATTCCGATTATTCAGGCTTCGTGGTTAGCCGCTGGGGCGATGTTGCTGACTGGCTGTATGAATGCGGGACTGGCCAGGCGCTCGATTGATTTTACGGTGCTATCGGTGATTGGTGCGTCGTTCGCACTCGGTAAAGCGCTGGAAACTACCGGCGCGGCTAGTGCTGTGGCTGATGGCTTAATGGCCAGCGACCACCTTACGCCCTTACTGGCATTGATTATGGTGTATGCGTTGACTTCGATCTTTACCGAAGTCATTACCAATAACGCCGCTGCGATTCTAATGTTCCCTATTTGCAGCGCACTAGCTGAGCAAATGGGCGTGAGTATGATGCCCTTTGCCATTGCGATTATGTTCGCCGCGTCGGCCAGCTTTATGACACCGATTGGCTATCAAACTAATCTAATGGTGTATGGGCCGGGCGGCTATCGCTTTACGGATTACCTGCGCATTGGAGTGCCGATGAATTTGATCGTGGGCGCGGTGACAATTCCAACCATTTTATTGTTTTGGTCATTTTAA
- a CDS encoding sugar kinase, translating into MSDQPFRFVVVSRKTRLQELVERFNTWPQARFYLEHNHADGQDYFDENARYQQCLQDAEQTLKALGRFQLLERGFLPNYQFSPQDIVVVIGQDGLVANTLKYLDGQPVIAINPDPVRWDGRLLPFGMRDLKSIVKRTMAGKGDSKAITFAEAKTNDGQRMLAVNDLFIGPKTHTSARYVMHWNGKEETQSSSGIIVSTGLGSTGWLQSILAGAAGVAGSMTSEMSQGFDWQAERLQFAVREPFPSRTTGTSLVFGSMEAGSPLKLESLMPEEGVVFSDGIQSDYLAFNSGCVLSVGIAEAKGRLVI; encoded by the coding sequence ATGAGTGATCAACCGTTTCGATTTGTGGTGGTGAGCCGTAAAACCCGCTTGCAGGAGTTGGTGGAGCGCTTTAACACCTGGCCGCAAGCGCGCTTTTATCTGGAGCACAATCACGCCGATGGGCAGGATTATTTCGATGAGAATGCCCGTTATCAGCAGTGTTTGCAGGATGCTGAGCAAACCTTAAAAGCACTGGGGCGCTTTCAGTTATTGGAGCGTGGCTTTTTGCCCAATTATCAATTTAGTCCGCAAGATATTGTGGTGGTGATCGGTCAGGATGGGCTGGTTGCCAACACCTTAAAATACCTTGATGGGCAGCCGGTGATTGCCATTAATCCTGATCCGGTACGTTGGGATGGGCGCTTATTGCCTTTTGGAATGCGCGACTTAAAGTCTATCGTCAAGCGCACGATGGCAGGCAAGGGCGACAGCAAAGCCATCACCTTTGCCGAAGCCAAAACCAATGACGGGCAACGCATGCTGGCGGTGAATGATTTATTTATCGGCCCCAAAACGCATACCTCGGCGCGTTATGTCATGCACTGGAATGGCAAGGAGGAAACCCAATCCTCCTCAGGTATTATTGTCTCGACGGGGCTTGGTTCGACCGGTTGGTTGCAGTCGATTTTAGCCGGTGCCGCAGGCGTAGCTGGCTCTATGACAAGTGAGATGAGTCAGGGCTTTGATTGGCAGGCGGAGCGATTACAGTTTGCGGTGCGTGAGCCGTTTCCTAGCCGAACCACCGGGACTAGTTTAGTGTTTGGCTCAATGGAAGCAGGTTCGCCACTGAAGTTGGAGTCCTTAATGCCGGAGGAGGGCGTGGTGTTTTCTGATGGCATTCAAAGTGACTATTTGGCGTTTAATTCGGGCTGTGTATTGTCGGTGGGAATTGCGGAGGCGAAGGGGCGTTTGGTGATTTAA
- a CDS encoding TRAP transporter small permease has product MRRLYQLGQWLAFLFLTLLVLLTVADVALRWVFNKPIWGAAEIGDSLLALVIGSGFFIVNNNRGHITVDLFHGVLKRWLGKKYEGFVATLELIGTLLYAGILGLFAYEALESNETTVVLDLPVGIVFSVVSFFILLSAVLIVKPYLQGRDSA; this is encoded by the coding sequence ATGAGGCGGTTATACCAACTTGGCCAATGGCTGGCGTTTTTGTTTTTGACACTATTGGTCTTGCTGACGGTTGCCGATGTGGCTTTGCGTTGGGTGTTTAATAAGCCGATTTGGGGCGCTGCGGAAATCGGCGATAGTCTGCTGGCCTTAGTGATCGGTTCTGGCTTTTTCATAGTGAATAATAATCGCGGACATATCACGGTTGATTTGTTTCATGGTGTATTAAAGCGCTGGCTTGGTAAAAAGTATGAAGGCTTTGTGGCGACTTTGGAGTTAATCGGTACTTTGTTATATGCGGGAATCCTTGGGCTATTTGCGTATGAAGCCTTGGAGTCGAATGAAACCACTGTGGTGCTCGACTTGCCGGTTGGCATTGTGTTCTCGGTAGTGTCCTTCTTTATTTTGCTCTCTGCTGTATTAATCGTTAAGCCCTATTTGCAAGGGAGAGACTCCGCGTGA
- a CDS encoding PhnA domain-containing protein, with translation MSVDAALLKRGNAKCELCGSDDNLAAYDVPPITLKSLDKSVLVCATCLEQIENPEKMDSKHLRCLNDSMWSQIPAVQVMSWRLLNRMRGQGWPDELLEMLYIEDDVKKWAMADLRLTEEPTLDINGVPFAVGDSAIMTKDIFITGANVTAKRGAVIKNISLTDNARQIEGNLNGTRIVLGARTLKKA, from the coding sequence ATGTCAGTTGATGCAGCGCTATTAAAACGTGGGAATGCTAAATGCGAGCTTTGCGGTTCGGACGATAATCTGGCGGCTTATGATGTGCCACCGATCACGCTTAAAAGCTTGGATAAATCGGTACTAGTGTGCGCCACCTGCCTGGAGCAAATCGAAAATCCTGAGAAGATGGACTCCAAACATTTACGTTGTTTGAATGACAGCATGTGGTCGCAAATCCCTGCTGTTCAGGTGATGAGTTGGCGCTTGCTTAATCGCATGAGGGGGCAAGGTTGGCCGGATGAGTTATTGGAGATGTTGTACATCGAAGATGACGTGAAAAAGTGGGCCATGGCTGATCTGCGACTCACTGAGGAGCCGACACTGGATATTAATGGCGTGCCATTTGCGGTGGGTGACTCTGCGATTATGACTAAAGATATTTTTATTACCGGAGCCAATGTCACGGCTAAGCGCGGCGCGGTGATTAAGAATATTTCGCTAACGGATAATGCGCGGCAAATTGAAGGGAATTTGAATGGGACGCGGATTGTGCTGGGTGCGCGGACGTTGAAGAAGGCGTAA
- a CDS encoding NUDIX hydrolase, which yields MSEQEFLDNYDQHAFDAPLISVDSVLFTYHEAVLKVLLVLRSNHPDQGLWGLPGGFVNLQQDQTLEDTVRRNLKEKTDVVPPYIEQLKTIGNASRDKRGWSVTVAYTALIAHQDCEARISSVSDAKWVAVDALPEMTLAFDHAQIVEQALERLRQKALYSIVPAYALPEKFTLPELQHLHEVLIGKPLQKKSFRRRIEQAELLIDAGEKRHEGGRPASLYQMKAMSGEYTFVRNLEG from the coding sequence ATGAGCGAGCAGGAATTTCTGGATAATTACGACCAACACGCCTTTGATGCCCCACTGATTAGCGTGGACTCAGTGTTATTCACGTATCACGAAGCAGTACTGAAAGTACTATTGGTACTGCGCTCCAATCATCCCGACCAAGGCTTGTGGGGCTTACCCGGTGGCTTTGTAAATCTTCAGCAGGATCAAACCCTTGAAGACACGGTACGGCGTAATCTGAAAGAAAAAACGGATGTAGTACCACCCTATATTGAACAGCTAAAAACCATTGGCAATGCCTCGCGCGATAAACGGGGTTGGTCGGTAACTGTGGCCTATACCGCGCTGATCGCACATCAGGACTGCGAAGCACGCATTAGTAGTGTGTCGGATGCTAAATGGGTGGCGGTAGATGCCTTGCCTGAGATGACATTAGCCTTTGATCATGCGCAGATTGTGGAGCAAGCGCTGGAGCGGCTCCGGCAAAAGGCGTTGTACTCGATAGTGCCGGCTTATGCCTTACCGGAGAAATTCACGCTGCCGGAGCTGCAACATTTACATGAAGTATTGATTGGCAAGCCGCTGCAAAAGAAATCATTCCGCCGCCGGATTGAGCAAGCGGAATTATTGATTGATGCCGGTGAGAAGCGCCATGAAGGTGGCCGCCCCGCTTCCTTGTACCAAATGAAAGCAATGTCGGGCGAGTACACCTTTGTGCGCAATTTAGAGGGTTAA
- a CDS encoding SPFH domain-containing protein, translated as MFGIPYFKADSSTFVFKTVKGRVRQKGKGLSFFYNAATTSIATVPVNAQEAPFIFNLQSADFQTIQVQGQISYRIIDPERTAEMLNFTLKADGKSYVSEDPLTLSDRVIRSVQTIIQNKVQASSLRQALKLGQTLVQIIKTELYEQTALSDLGVSILDTSITAISPTKDTSRALEAEVRESILKESDDAIYARRKSAVEQELTIKEAELQTALTVQTKEQEIAESRMQNERTLLRAKAETARERLEGEIAAEQQRKGLVVLSVENRKQEADAEAYATTQQMKAFRELPVENLKALALANMQPEQLMAVAFEALAQNAAKIGELNISPDMFSQMMKKAAR; from the coding sequence ATGTTTGGTATTCCATATTTCAAAGCAGATTCATCCACTTTCGTTTTTAAAACCGTTAAAGGGCGGGTACGCCAAAAGGGCAAAGGCTTAAGCTTTTTCTACAATGCAGCCACCACCTCAATCGCCACTGTGCCGGTTAATGCACAGGAAGCGCCGTTTATATTCAATTTGCAGTCGGCTGACTTTCAGACGATTCAGGTGCAAGGGCAAATCAGCTATCGGATTATTGATCCTGAGCGCACCGCTGAAATGTTGAATTTCACCTTGAAAGCGGATGGTAAAAGCTATGTCTCAGAAGATCCCTTGACCTTGAGTGATCGGGTGATTCGTTCGGTGCAAACCATTATTCAAAACAAAGTGCAGGCTTCCAGCTTGCGCCAAGCCTTGAAGTTGGGGCAGACCTTGGTGCAGATCATCAAGACTGAGTTGTATGAGCAAACTGCCTTATCTGACTTGGGTGTGAGCATTTTGGATACCTCGATTACCGCGATTTCACCGACTAAAGATACCTCGCGAGCTTTGGAGGCAGAGGTGCGGGAGTCGATTTTAAAAGAGTCCGACGATGCCATTTATGCGCGTCGTAAATCGGCAGTCGAGCAAGAGTTGACTATTAAAGAAGCGGAGTTACAAACCGCTTTAACCGTGCAAACCAAAGAACAGGAAATTGCCGAGTCGCGGATGCAGAATGAGCGCACTTTATTACGGGCTAAAGCTGAAACTGCCCGTGAGCGTTTGGAGGGTGAAATTGCCGCCGAGCAGCAGCGCAAAGGTTTGGTGGTGTTGAGCGTGGAAAACCGCAAGCAAGAGGCCGATGCCGAAGCCTATGCCACCACTCAGCAGATGAAAGCATTCCGCGAGTTGCCGGTTGAAAACTTAAAAGCATTAGCCTTGGCCAATATGCAGCCGGAGCAATTAATGGCCGTGGCCTTCGAGGCCTTAGCGCAAAACGCAGCCAAGATCGGTGAGTTAAATATCTCGCCCGATATGTTCTCACAAATGATGAAAAAGGCGGCCCGCTAA
- the dctP gene encoding TRAP transporter substrate-binding protein DctP, giving the protein MTLSNHLPRAVIHSVLSVGVLLSATAVQAETFILNIFLPPTHFTRAIMQEWATDVEKATQGRVSFEIPAGSLAPPAQQYNAVKNGITDLAITADIFIEKQAPLLQFSSLPFMISDAEPASIAHYRTYNKFLADKGYFKGAQFLSSFHFGGGHLYSLGDEINSKAALKQAKVWALPGSAAVNIKDFGLSPITSPAVKVGEPVARGVVDVVYGISPGSVVDFKASAYVKHITRFPKATTSTSFSLFMGDRAWKKISKEDQAIVRELAGEALSAKVGKAAEQVSDDAMKTMAEAGVTINEANEDFYASLQEAAKPQLAEFNKQAKKVGLDGAEIIDYFQQQYDAVK; this is encoded by the coding sequence ATGACATTATCAAACCACTTGCCGCGCGCAGTGATTCACAGCGTGTTGAGTGTCGGCGTATTGCTCTCTGCAACCGCCGTGCAAGCTGAAACCTTTATCTTAAATATCTTTCTGCCACCCACGCATTTCACCCGTGCCATTATGCAAGAGTGGGCGACGGATGTTGAAAAAGCTACGCAAGGACGAGTGAGCTTTGAGATTCCCGCAGGCAGTTTAGCGCCACCGGCACAGCAATATAATGCGGTTAAAAATGGCATTACTGATCTGGCCATTACCGCCGATATTTTTATCGAGAAGCAAGCGCCGCTACTTCAGTTTTCCTCATTGCCCTTTATGATTTCCGATGCCGAGCCTGCCTCGATTGCGCATTACCGAACCTACAATAAGTTTCTTGCCGATAAAGGCTACTTTAAAGGTGCGCAGTTCTTATCCAGCTTTCATTTTGGCGGTGGCCATTTGTATTCCTTAGGGGATGAAATCAATAGTAAGGCGGCACTTAAGCAGGCGAAAGTTTGGGCCTTGCCAGGCTCTGCGGCGGTGAATATTAAGGATTTTGGTTTGTCGCCTATCACTAGCCCTGCGGTAAAAGTGGGTGAGCCGGTGGCGCGTGGCGTGGTGGATGTGGTCTACGGGATCTCACCGGGCTCGGTGGTGGATTTCAAAGCCTCGGCCTATGTTAAGCACATTACGCGTTTCCCTAAAGCGACAACCTCGACCAGCTTTTCGCTGTTTATGGGCGATAGAGCCTGGAAGAAAATTTCAAAAGAAGATCAGGCCATTGTTAGAGAGCTTGCTGGCGAAGCCTTGTCGGCCAAGGTTGGAAAAGCGGCGGAGCAAGTTTCAGATGACGCCATGAAAACCATGGCTGAGGCTGGCGTAACGATCAATGAGGCGAATGAAGACTTCTACGCAAGCTTGCAGGAAGCGGCTAAACCGCAGCTGGCAGAGTTTAATAAGCAAGCCAAAAAAGTAGGTTTGGATGGCGCGGAGATTATTGACTATTTTCAACAACAATATGACGCGGTGAAATGA